In Candidatus Contubernalis alkalaceticus, the following proteins share a genomic window:
- a CDS encoding dicarboxylate/amino acid:cation symporter: MKFFKDPLEILKPKPLKDLANHLQGLTRGRLWLKILLAMFMGVGVGILLGPSTGLVEREVAVVIGSWLALPGQIFLGLIQMIVVPLVFASVITGLASTEDMEQLKSMGSKLVFYFVVTTTLAIFIGLSLALVIQPGNFIDSNALEAVAEPVELPQETQELETPALTQVPDIIADILPQNPLSAMVEKQMLQVVLFALIFGLALISLSAKQSKPLLDLLSSIQEVSMTVVQWAMLLAPVAVFGLLAQTTMSTGLGALLGMAVYVATVLGGLLVLMLVYLVIVMVVSGKNPWVFLEDIREVQLLAFSTSSSAAVMPLSIKIAEEKLKVRPSISQFLIPLGATVNMNGTALYQGVAAVFLAQVFEVNLSLASLLLIVVMTVGASIGSPATPGVGIVILSTVLASVGIPASGIALIIGVDRILDMSRTAINVTGDLTACLVMNRWVGGKSRKTG; encoded by the coding sequence TTGAAATTTTTTAAGGATCCATTGGAAATTTTAAAACCTAAACCACTGAAAGACCTGGCAAATCACCTTCAGGGATTGACCAGGGGAAGACTTTGGTTGAAAATATTATTGGCTATGTTTATGGGGGTTGGTGTGGGGATTCTTTTGGGCCCCTCCACAGGACTGGTGGAAAGGGAAGTGGCTGTAGTTATAGGCAGTTGGCTGGCTCTTCCTGGTCAAATATTTTTAGGGCTAATTCAGATGATTGTGGTACCATTGGTTTTTGCTTCTGTGATTACAGGGCTTGCTTCAACAGAGGATATGGAACAGTTAAAAAGTATGGGATCAAAACTGGTATTTTATTTTGTGGTGACTACAACTCTGGCCATCTTCATAGGACTCAGCCTGGCGCTTGTTATTCAACCGGGGAATTTTATTGACAGCAATGCTCTGGAGGCAGTGGCAGAGCCGGTTGAGCTTCCTCAGGAGACGCAAGAGTTAGAAACTCCGGCTCTCACTCAGGTTCCCGATATTATAGCAGATATACTTCCTCAGAACCCCCTTAGCGCTATGGTAGAAAAGCAGATGCTGCAGGTGGTGTTGTTTGCTTTAATATTCGGGTTAGCGTTAATTTCATTGTCGGCGAAACAGTCTAAGCCTTTATTAGATCTGCTTAGTTCTATCCAGGAGGTTTCTATGACCGTAGTGCAGTGGGCCATGCTGTTAGCTCCTGTAGCGGTATTTGGCCTTTTGGCTCAAACCACTATGAGCACCGGGTTAGGAGCTTTGCTGGGGATGGCGGTGTACGTGGCTACAGTATTGGGTGGACTGTTAGTTTTAATGTTAGTTTATTTGGTTATAGTAATGGTGGTATCAGGTAAAAACCCCTGGGTATTTTTGGAAGACATCAGAGAGGTGCAGCTTCTGGCTTTTTCCACTTCCAGTTCAGCGGCGGTTATGCCCCTTTCTATTAAGATTGCCGAAGAAAAACTTAAGGTCAGGCCTTCTATTTCCCAGTTCTTAATACCACTGGGAGCCACTGTGAACATGAATGGTACTGCACTGTATCAGGGGGTGGCAGCTGTTTTTTTAGCCCAGGTGTTTGAAGTTAATTTAAGCCTGGCTTCTTTGCTGCTGATTGTAGTTATGACCGTGGGTGCTTCCATCGGTTCACCGGCAACTCCTGGTGTAGGTATAGTAATTTTATCCACGGTGCTGGCCAGTGTAGGAATACCCGCCAGTGGAATTGCTTTGATTATCGGAGTGGACAGAATATTGGATATGAGTAGAACAGCCATTAACGTAACTGGAGACTTAACCGCCTGCCTGGTGATGAATCGCTGGGTTGGAGGGAAGAGTAGGAAAACCGGTTAA
- a CDS encoding aminotransferase class V-fold PLP-dependent enzyme: protein MVIYMDNAATSYPKPKEVLAAMNHFFHEIGGNPGRSGHRLSLESGEIVYDTRDALAQLFNIEDPLQIVFTLNATMAVNTALSGLLKPGDHVVTSVLEHNSVARPLRHLEDNGVELTRVSCPAPNYQLDLVQLEKSIRKNTRLIAILHGSNVVGTVFPLEEVGKIAQKHGVYFLVDAAQTAGAYTIDVQKAGIHLLAFTGHKGLFGPQGTGGLYVDPKVKLEKLYRGGTGSMSEADRQPEFMPDSLESGTPNAMGLAGLGAGVHFILKEGLTKIREKEIELTNSLMRGLTDIPGIKIIGEEKAQNRMPLVSFLMEHVSPSTIGEILDERYNIMTRVGLHCSPWAHETMGTYPEGTVRISLSYLNTLSEVDTLLEAVREITREEVRV from the coding sequence ATGGTTATCTATATGGATAATGCTGCCACATCCTATCCCAAGCCAAAAGAAGTCTTGGCTGCCATGAATCATTTTTTTCATGAAATTGGGGGGAATCCCGGAAGGTCCGGGCACAGACTTTCCTTGGAATCGGGGGAAATTGTTTATGATACCCGGGATGCTTTAGCCCAGCTATTTAACATTGAAGACCCTTTACAAATTGTATTTACTTTAAATGCTACTATGGCTGTCAATACTGCATTATCAGGTCTTTTAAAACCTGGAGACCATGTTGTTACCAGTGTTTTGGAGCATAATTCTGTGGCCAGGCCCCTCAGGCATCTGGAGGATAATGGAGTGGAACTTACCCGGGTAAGCTGTCCAGCTCCAAATTATCAGTTAGACCTGGTACAGTTAGAGAAAAGTATACGAAAAAATACTCGTTTAATAGCCATTCTACATGGTTCCAATGTAGTGGGAACTGTTTTTCCTTTAGAAGAAGTTGGGAAGATAGCTCAGAAACACGGAGTTTATTTCCTGGTGGATGCGGCGCAGACAGCAGGGGCTTACACAATTGATGTTCAAAAAGCTGGAATCCATCTGCTGGCATTTACGGGTCACAAAGGACTGTTTGGGCCCCAGGGGACAGGGGGCTTATATGTGGATCCGAAAGTTAAACTGGAGAAATTATACCGGGGTGGTACAGGCAGCATGTCTGAGGCGGATCGGCAGCCGGAGTTTATGCCGGACTCCTTAGAGAGCGGTACCCCTAATGCAATGGGATTGGCCGGGCTGGGAGCAGGAGTACATTTTATACTGAAAGAAGGCCTGACAAAAATTAGGGAAAAGGAAATAGAATTAACCAACTCACTGATGCGGGGACTGACAGACATTCCCGGAATTAAAATTATTGGGGAAGAAAAAGCACAAAATCGTATGCCTCTGGTTTCATTTCTAATGGAGCATGTTTCCCCTTCAACGATAGGAGAAATATTGGATGAAAGGTATAATATTATGACCCGGGTAGGGCTGCACTGCTCCCCCTGGGCTCATGAGACTATGGGGACCTATCCGGAGGGTACTGTAAGAATAAGCCTCAGCTATCTTAATACTTTAAGTGAGGTTGATACATTATTAGAGGCGGTCCGGGAGATAACTCGGGAGGAGGTGAGAGTATAA
- a CDS encoding LysM peptidoglycan-binding domain-containing protein — MVILMVIIFTVSAGATSYQAIPGDSLWKIAKSYNVSVEQLKAVNNLNTNQILVGQVLNIPDTAKPAVHKVQPGDTLWILAQRYNVSVEQLKTANNLKSNEIMVGQALTIPGGMVNLAIHRVQAGDTLFNIAQRYGSNVSSIMSLNQLTSTLIYPGQVLNIPGPSQAGSPSGSQESGSNTLTQQGVVYTVKSGDTLSTLANRFNTNIQAIMQTNRLNSQLLMVGQLLVIPQNSQTAVDMQVPSRQRIANFGEYLEWPYASMLFNVGATATITDVATGLKFRVKRLGGGNHADVEPLTSQDTETLRRIYGGSWSWNTRAILVEVGGRYIAASMNGMPHSIQTIYNNNFNGHICVHFLNSRTHNTNSVCPNHAAMVRRAAGR; from the coding sequence ATGGTAATCTTGATGGTAATAATCTTTACAGTATCAGCCGGAGCCACATCATATCAAGCAATCCCCGGGGACAGCCTTTGGAAAATTGCTAAGAGTTACAATGTAAGTGTGGAACAGCTAAAAGCTGTAAACAATCTTAACACAAATCAAATATTAGTAGGTCAAGTCCTCAACATACCTGATACTGCAAAACCAGCTGTACATAAAGTACAACCGGGGGACACATTATGGATACTTGCCCAGAGGTATAATGTAAGTGTGGAACAGTTAAAAACCGCAAATAATCTAAAATCCAATGAAATTATGGTGGGACAAGCTTTAACGATCCCCGGCGGTATGGTTAACCTTGCCATACACAGAGTACAAGCAGGAGATACCTTGTTTAATATTGCTCAAAGATACGGTTCCAACGTAAGCAGTATAATGAGCCTGAATCAACTAACCTCCACACTCATATATCCAGGTCAAGTGCTGAATATTCCTGGTCCATCCCAGGCGGGTTCTCCTTCTGGTTCTCAAGAGTCCGGGTCCAATACCCTTACCCAACAAGGAGTGGTATACACCGTAAAAAGTGGAGATACACTCTCCACTCTGGCTAATCGGTTCAACACCAATATACAGGCAATCATGCAGACCAACCGGTTAAATTCACAGCTTTTAATGGTGGGACAGCTTCTGGTAATCCCCCAAAACTCACAAACAGCGGTGGACATGCAGGTTCCTTCTCGACAGAGAATCGCAAATTTCGGTGAATACCTGGAATGGCCTTATGCCAGCATGCTGTTTAATGTAGGAGCTACTGCAACCATAACGGATGTAGCCACAGGTCTGAAGTTCAGAGTGAAACGATTGGGCGGAGGAAATCACGCTGACGTGGAGCCTCTTACCTCTCAGGACACGGAAACCTTGAGAAGGATATACGGAGGCAGCTGGAGCTGGAACACCAGGGCTATCCTAGTGGAAGTGGGTGGAAGATATATCGCAGCTTCTATGAATGGAATGCCCCACAGTATCCAAACCATTTACAATAATAATTTCAACGGTCATATCTGTGTGCATTTCTTGAACAGCCGCACCCATAACACCAACAGTGTTTGCCCGAATCATGCTGCTATGGTGAGAAGAGCTGCCGGGCGATAA
- the yedE gene encoding YedE family putative selenium transporter, with product MDEKKLIALSGAVIGMLGVLLVFLGNARNYGICVACFIRDIAGGLGLHRAEVVQYIRPEVSGFILGAFIIALLAGEFRARGGSSPLLRFILGFIVIVGALIFLGCPLRMVLRLAAGDLNALVGLGGFTAGIYIGIIFLRRGFSLGRNYSMGSSNGYVLPAIAIILLLLVIIRPSFIFFSESGPGSLFAPIFLSLLAGLVVGALVQRSRLCMAGGIRDLFLIKDPHLFYGTLALFLAALVSSLAFGYFQLGFLDQPIAHTDGAWNFIGMLVVGLGSVLLGGCPLRQIIMGSEGDTDAGLTFLGMLTGAAFMHNFGLAASPAGVPVNGQIAVVISLVVLVVIAVSNCKVSMPVKSSKSFPSGTPKKF from the coding sequence ATGGATGAAAAAAAGTTAATTGCTTTATCCGGTGCGGTAATTGGTATGCTGGGTGTATTACTGGTATTCCTGGGTAATGCACGGAACTATGGAATCTGTGTGGCCTGTTTTATACGGGATATTGCCGGAGGGTTAGGACTGCACCGTGCCGAAGTAGTGCAGTATATTCGTCCCGAAGTCTCTGGTTTTATACTGGGGGCCTTTATTATTGCTCTTCTCGCGGGAGAGTTTAGGGCTCGAGGAGGTTCTTCACCATTATTACGGTTTATTTTAGGCTTTATTGTTATTGTAGGGGCCTTAATCTTCTTGGGATGCCCTCTGCGAATGGTACTGAGGTTAGCCGCTGGTGATCTGAATGCACTGGTGGGATTGGGAGGTTTTACTGCAGGGATTTATATAGGTATTATTTTTTTGCGCAGGGGTTTTTCCCTGGGACGAAACTATTCTATGGGCTCCTCCAACGGTTATGTCCTTCCAGCCATAGCCATAATACTGTTATTACTGGTAATTATAAGGCCTTCTTTTATCTTTTTTAGTGAATCTGGACCGGGTTCTTTGTTTGCCCCCATTTTTCTATCTCTGCTGGCAGGGTTAGTGGTAGGAGCATTGGTACAGCGAAGTCGGCTCTGTATGGCCGGGGGAATTCGAGATTTATTCTTAATAAAGGACCCTCACCTGTTTTACGGTACTCTGGCTCTGTTCTTGGCAGCCCTGGTCAGCAGCTTGGCCTTTGGTTATTTTCAACTGGGTTTTTTAGATCAGCCTATTGCTCATACTGATGGAGCATGGAACTTTATAGGGATGCTGGTGGTTGGATTAGGTTCTGTGCTGCTGGGAGGATGTCCTTTAAGGCAGATTATAATGGGGTCAGAAGGAGATACAGATGCCGGGTTGACTTTTTTAGGGATGCTTACTGGAGCAGCTTTCATGCATAATTTTGGGCTTGCTGCCAGTCCCGCCGGTGTACCTGTAAACGGACAGATTGCGGTGGTCATATCTTTGGTAGTTCTGGTGGTTATAGCGGTCAGCAATTGTAAGGTAAGCATGCCGGTCAAATCGTCAAAGAGTTTCCCCTCGGGAACTCCCAAAAAGTTTTAA
- a CDS encoding sulfurtransferase TusA family protein codes for MSEEIQAIDARGKLCPEPVVLTRKAMDTFPGEALLILVDSPVAKENVSRLAKKQGYKVTINDEDGDYLITIKR; via the coding sequence ATGTCAGAGGAAATTCAGGCCATTGATGCCAGGGGAAAGCTGTGCCCGGAACCGGTGGTATTGACCCGAAAAGCCATGGATACTTTTCCTGGTGAAGCCTTGTTAATCCTGGTGGATTCACCAGTGGCTAAGGAAAATGTTTCCCGTCTCGCTAAAAAGCAAGGATATAAAGTTACTATTAATGATGAGGATGGAGACTATCTTATTACTATTAAACGATGA